The Vicia villosa cultivar HV-30 ecotype Madison, WI linkage group LG1, Vvil1.0, whole genome shotgun sequence genome includes a region encoding these proteins:
- the LOC131602542 gene encoding extensin-like: protein MKTIQLFIRAMLILINVYFHLSSTDAVDHHLKITSKEQIQCTMCTSCDNPCNQVPSPPPPSPPPSSSTNNCPPPPTPTPPSSSGGSGSGSSSYYYSPPPPSNSYTYSSPPPPSSSSGSGGGGTYYYYPPPSNRYYGPAPPPPNPIVPYFPFYYYSPPPPSAAPAPSRSFFNPIVLSSFLLLLL, encoded by the coding sequence ATGAAAACAATACAACTTTTCATAAGAGCGATGTTAATACTCATCAATGTGTATTTTCATTTATCATCAACCGATGCAGTAGATCACCATCTCAAAATCACCTCCAAGGAACAGATCCAGTGCACAATGTGTACTTCTTGTGATAATCCATGCAACCAAGTTCCATCTCCACCACCGCCGTCACCTCCGCCATCTTCATCCACAAACAACTGCCCTCCCCCTCCTACTCCGACTCCACCTTCCTCTTCCGGTGGTAGTGGAAGTGGAAGCTCATCATACTATTACTCTCCACCTCCACCATCTAACTCATACACTTACTCAtctccacctcctccgtcatccAGCAGCGGCAGCGGCGGAGGAGGAACTTACTATTATTATCCTCCGCCTAGCAACAGATACTATGGTCCGGCACCGCCGCCACCTAATCCGATAGTTCCTTATTTTCCGTTTTACTACTACAGTCCTCCGCCACCCTCCGCCGCGCCTGCTCCCTCTCGCTCTTTCTTCAATCCAATCGTTCTCTCATCCTTCTTGCTGTTGTTGCTTTGA